A region from the Bacteroidota bacterium genome encodes:
- the lepA gene encoding elongation factor 4: MKHIRNFCIIAHIDHGKSTLADRLLQFTNTITEREAKEQILDDMDLERERGITIKSHAIQMDYHLNNENYILNLIDTPGHVDFSYEVSRAIKACEGALLVVDASQGIEAQTISNLFLALEHDLTIIPVLNKIDLPGAMIDEVKDQIIELIGCTDDDIILVSAKTGDGVEYLLEQLVDRISAPVGNIDLPLEALIFDSVFNPYRGVIVYFRIFNGKINKNDHVKFFNTKKEYHADEIGVLKLKQLPKDQVNAGDVGYLISGIKTAKEVKVGDTITHTVNPCKEAIKGYEDVKPMVFAGIYPVINEEFEELRDCMEKLQLNDASLVYEPETSAALGYGFRCGFLGMLHMEIIQERLEREFDMNVITTVPNVSVIVTPVKGDKIIVNNPAELPDPGVINSIEEPFINAQIISKAEYVGNIIKLCLGKRGVLQNQVYLTQNRVELFFQMPLAEIIFDFYDKLKTISRGYASLDYSPIGTQITNLVKLDIKLNGEPVDALSSIIHRDKAYDYGKKICEKLRKLIPRQQYEIAIQAAIGNNIISRETIKALRKDVTAKCYGGDITRKRKLLEKQKKGKKRMKQVGNVEVPQSAFMAVLKIDN, translated from the coding sequence ATGAAACATATCAGAAACTTCTGTATCATTGCTCACATCGATCATGGCAAGAGCACGCTAGCAGATCGCTTATTGCAATTTACCAATACTATCACCGAACGTGAAGCGAAAGAACAAATCCTGGATGACATGGATTTGGAGAGAGAACGTGGTATTACCATTAAATCGCATGCAATTCAAATGGATTATCATTTAAATAATGAAAATTATATTCTGAATTTAATTGATACACCGGGTCATGTTGATTTTTCATATGAAGTTTCCCGGGCAATTAAAGCTTGTGAAGGTGCATTATTAGTAGTAGATGCCTCTCAAGGAATTGAAGCTCAGACCATTTCGAACCTATTTTTGGCACTAGAACACGATTTAACCATTATACCTGTATTAAATAAGATTGACTTACCGGGTGCAATGATTGATGAGGTGAAAGATCAAATTATTGAACTGATTGGATGTACGGATGACGATATTATTCTGGTAAGTGCCAAAACCGGAGATGGAGTCGAATATCTTTTAGAGCAATTAGTTGATAGAATTTCTGCTCCGGTTGGAAATATCGATTTGCCTTTAGAAGCTCTTATTTTTGATTCTGTTTTCAACCCATATCGTGGTGTTATTGTTTACTTTAGAATTTTCAATGGCAAGATTAATAAAAACGATCATGTCAAGTTTTTTAATACCAAAAAGGAGTACCATGCGGATGAAATTGGAGTTCTTAAATTAAAACAGCTTCCGAAAGATCAGGTTAATGCTGGTGATGTTGGTTATCTGATATCAGGCATTAAAACAGCCAAAGAAGTAAAAGTTGGAGATACAATAACCCATACTGTTAATCCTTGTAAGGAAGCAATCAAAGGATACGAAGATGTTAAGCCAATGGTTTTTGCCGGAATTTATCCAGTGATAAACGAAGAATTTGAAGAACTTAGAGATTGCATGGAGAAACTGCAACTTAATGATGCTTCATTAGTCTACGAACCCGAAACATCAGCTGCACTTGGTTATGGCTTTAGATGTGGATTTCTGGGCATGTTGCATATGGAAATTATTCAGGAACGTCTTGAGCGTGAATTTGATATGAACGTCATTACTACAGTTCCTAACGTTTCAGTGATTGTTACTCCTGTTAAAGGAGATAAAATTATTGTAAATAATCCTGCAGAACTACCTGATCCTGGCGTAATAAATTCAATTGAAGAGCCCTTTATTAATGCACAAATTATTTCTAAGGCAGAATATGTTGGTAATATTATCAAATTATGTCTGGGCAAAAGAGGTGTTTTACAAAATCAGGTATATCTGACACAAAATAGGGTTGAATTGTTTTTTCAAATGCCCTTAGCTGAAATTATTTTTGATTTTTATGATAAGCTCAAAACAATATCACGAGGTTATGCATCTTTGGACTATTCACCAATTGGAACGCAAATAACTAATTTAGTAAAACTGGATATTAAACTGAATGGAGAACCTGTTGATGCCTTGTCATCTATCATTCATCGCGATAAAGCATACGATTACGGTAAAAAGATTTGCGAAAAACTCAGGAAATTAATTCCTCGCCAACAATACGAAATTGCTATTCAGGCTGCAATTGGTAATAATATAATTTCTCGCGAAACAATTAAAGCCTTACGAAAAGATGTAACAGCCAAATGTTATGGAGGTGATATTACCCGTAAAAGAAAACTACTGGAGAAACAAAAGAAAGGTAAAAAACGAATGAAGCAAGTAGGGAATGTTGAAGTTCCTCAATCTGCATTTATGGCCGTATTGAAAATTGACAATTAG